A single genomic interval of Cucumis sativus cultivar 9930 chromosome 7, Cucumber_9930_V3, whole genome shotgun sequence harbors:
- the LOC101213493 gene encoding potassium transporter 5 isoform X1, whose translation MEVDRTTDNDRFPDFQESSYESSPNLPERKLRRNDSLDVESRTVPGAAGVHGHKAVGAAAATASWGVILHLAFQSVGIVYGDIGTSPLYVYASTFIDGIKHKDDILGVLSLILYTLTLIPLVKYVFLVLQANDNGEGGTFALYSLLCRYAKVGLIPSEQVEDQEVSNFQLELPNNRVKMASCLKSKLENSRAAKIFLLFATMLGTSMVIGDGVLTPSISVLSAVGGIKNATSTMTQDKIVWISAAILVCLFMVQRFGTHKVGYSFAPIICIWFALIGGIGFYNFLKFDPSVIKAVNPKYIFDYFKRNKKDAWISLGGVVLAITGTEALFADVGHFTVMSIRLSMCGVAYPALVSAYVGQAAFLRKHTDLVSDTFFSSIPGPLYWPMFVVAVLASIVASQAMISGTFSIIQQSLSYGCFPRVKVVHTSSKYEGQVYIPEVNYLLMLACLGVTLGFKDTTRIGNAYGIAVVFVMALTSSFLVLIMIMIWKSHILIIISYVLTIGLLELLYLSSVLYKFDQGGYLPLAFAGFLMTIMYIWNDVHRRKYYYELEHKISPQKLKNIASLTTLNRVPGLALFYSELVQGIPPIFKHYLANIPTLQRVLVFVSFKSLPISKVPMEERFLFRRVEPDDLNVFRCVVRYGYRDIIHEQESFERVLVERLKMFIEEELWKLQNEDDNRAEERRRRIGEEIEVVDRAWKDGIVHLIGQNEVVASKGSGLAKRVLINYAYNALRRNLRQSEEVFYIPRKRMLKVGMTYEL comes from the exons CATTTCAGAGCGTGGGAATTGTGTACGGGGATATTGGAACGTCGCCGTTGTATGTGTATGCAAGCACATTCATCGACGGAATCAAGCATAAAGATGACATCCTAGGGGTCCTGTCTTTGATTCTCTACACCCTCACTTTGATCCCTTTGGTTAAGTACGTCTTCCTCGTCTTGCAGGCCAATGACAACGGCGAAG GTGGTACGTTTGCATTATACTCATTACTATGCCGATACGCAAAAGTCGGGTTGATACCAAGCGAGCAAGTGGAAGATCAAGAGGTATCGAATTTTCAACTGGAGCTTCCCAACAATCGCGTTAAAATGGCCTCTTGCCTTAAATCTAAACTTGAAAACAGCCGCGCTGCTAAGATTTTCTTGCTCTTTGCCACCATGCTCGGCACTTCCATGGTCATCGGCGATGGGGTCCTCACTCCTTCCATCTCCg TTTTGTCGGCTGTTGGAGGAATCAAGAATGCTACATCCACTATGACACAag ACAAAATAGTTTGGATATCAGCAGCAATCTTGGTTTGTCTATTCATGGTACAAAGATTTGGAACCCATAAAGTTGGATATTCCTTTGCTCCAATTATTTGCATTTGGTTTGCACTAATTGGTGGCATTGGcttctacaattttttgaaatttgaccCTTCTGTTATCAAAGCTGTTAATccaaaatacatttttgactacttcaaaagaaacaaaaaggatGCTTGGATCTCTCTCGGCGGTGTCGTTCTTGCCATTACAG GAACTGAAGCTCTCTTTGCGGATGTGGGGCACTTCACTGTGATGTCCATAAGGCTAAGCATGTGTGGTGTGGCCTACCCTGCCCTCGTCTCTGCCTACGTCGGTCAAGCCGCCTTCCTTCGTAAACACACCGATCTCGTCTCTGACACATTCTTTAGCTCCATTCCAG GTCCTCTCTACTGGCCGATGTTTGTGGTGGCTGTGCTCGCCTCCATTGTCGCCAGCCAAGCCATGATCTCTGGCACCTTCTCCATCATCCAACAGTCCCTCTCCTATGGCTGTTTCCCTAGAGTTAAAGTTGTTCATACTTCTTCCAAGTATGAGGGCCAAGTTTACATCCCTGAGGTTAACTATCTACTAATGTTGGCATGTCTTGGAGTCACTCTAGGATTTAAAGATACGACGCGAATTGGGAATGCTTATG GCATTGCAGTGGTGTTTGTAATGGCACTCACATCAAGTTTCCTAGTGCTCATCATGATCATGATATGGAAATCTCACATACTTATTATAATCTCCTATGTTCTCACCATTGGCTTATTAGAACTTTTATACCTAAGTTCAGTCCTTTACAAGTTTGATCAAGGTGGCTATCTTCCTTTAGCTTTTGCCGGATTtttaatgacaataatgtacaTATGGAATGATGTTCATAGAAGAAAATACTATTATGAACTTGAACATAAGATTTCTCCTCAAAAGCTCAAGAACATTGCTTCTCTCACGACTCTCAATCGAGTCCCTGGCCTTGCCTTATTCTACTCAGAGCTTGTCCAAGGCATTCCTCCAATCTTCAAGCATTATCTAGCCAACATTCCCACTCTCCAAAGGGTTCTTGTTTTCGTTTCGTTCAAGTCTCTCCCAATAAGTAAAGTCCCAATGGAAGAGAGGTTCCTATTTCGTCGAGTCGAGCCGGATGACCTTAACGTGTTCCGATGTGTGGTAAGATATGGATACAGAGATATCATCCACGAGCAAGAGTCGTTCGAGAGAGTGTTGGTGGAGAGGTTGAAAATGTTTATAGAGGAGGAGTTGTGGAAGCTGCAAAACGAAGACGATAATAGAGCGGAGGAGAGAAGGAGGAGAATAGGAGAGGAGATAGAGGTGGTGGATAGAGCTTGGAAAGATGGAATTGTTCACTTGATTGGACAAAATGAGGTTGTGGCAAGTAAAGGGTCAGGATTAGCAAAAAGggttttgattaattatgctTATAATGCATTGAGGAGAAATTTGAGACAAAGTGAAGAGGTCTTTTACATCCCTAGAAAACGTATGCTCAAAGTGGGAATGACTTATGAGCTGTAG
- the LOC101213493 gene encoding potassium transporter 5 isoform X2: MEVDRTTDNDRFPDFQESSYESSPNLPERKLRRNDSLDVESRTVPGAAGVHGHKAVGAAAATASWGVILHLAFQSVGIVYGDIGTSPLYVYASTFIDGIKHKDDILGVLSLILYTLTLIPLVKYVFLVLQANDNGEGGTFALYSLLCRYAKVGLIPSEQVEDQEVSNFQLELPNNRVKMASCLKSKLENSRAAKIFLLFATMLGTSMVIGDGVLTPSISDKIVWISAAILVCLFMVQRFGTHKVGYSFAPIICIWFALIGGIGFYNFLKFDPSVIKAVNPKYIFDYFKRNKKDAWISLGGVVLAITGTEALFADVGHFTVMSIRLSMCGVAYPALVSAYVGQAAFLRKHTDLVSDTFFSSIPGPLYWPMFVVAVLASIVASQAMISGTFSIIQQSLSYGCFPRVKVVHTSSKYEGQVYIPEVNYLLMLACLGVTLGFKDTTRIGNAYGIAVVFVMALTSSFLVLIMIMIWKSHILIIISYVLTIGLLELLYLSSVLYKFDQGGYLPLAFAGFLMTIMYIWNDVHRRKYYYELEHKISPQKLKNIASLTTLNRVPGLALFYSELVQGIPPIFKHYLANIPTLQRVLVFVSFKSLPISKVPMEERFLFRRVEPDDLNVFRCVVRYGYRDIIHEQESFERVLVERLKMFIEEELWKLQNEDDNRAEERRRRIGEEIEVVDRAWKDGIVHLIGQNEVVASKGSGLAKRVLINYAYNALRRNLRQSEEVFYIPRKRMLKVGMTYEL; encoded by the exons CATTTCAGAGCGTGGGAATTGTGTACGGGGATATTGGAACGTCGCCGTTGTATGTGTATGCAAGCACATTCATCGACGGAATCAAGCATAAAGATGACATCCTAGGGGTCCTGTCTTTGATTCTCTACACCCTCACTTTGATCCCTTTGGTTAAGTACGTCTTCCTCGTCTTGCAGGCCAATGACAACGGCGAAG GTGGTACGTTTGCATTATACTCATTACTATGCCGATACGCAAAAGTCGGGTTGATACCAAGCGAGCAAGTGGAAGATCAAGAGGTATCGAATTTTCAACTGGAGCTTCCCAACAATCGCGTTAAAATGGCCTCTTGCCTTAAATCTAAACTTGAAAACAGCCGCGCTGCTAAGATTTTCTTGCTCTTTGCCACCATGCTCGGCACTTCCATGGTCATCGGCGATGGGGTCCTCACTCCTTCCATCTCCg ACAAAATAGTTTGGATATCAGCAGCAATCTTGGTTTGTCTATTCATGGTACAAAGATTTGGAACCCATAAAGTTGGATATTCCTTTGCTCCAATTATTTGCATTTGGTTTGCACTAATTGGTGGCATTGGcttctacaattttttgaaatttgaccCTTCTGTTATCAAAGCTGTTAATccaaaatacatttttgactacttcaaaagaaacaaaaaggatGCTTGGATCTCTCTCGGCGGTGTCGTTCTTGCCATTACAG GAACTGAAGCTCTCTTTGCGGATGTGGGGCACTTCACTGTGATGTCCATAAGGCTAAGCATGTGTGGTGTGGCCTACCCTGCCCTCGTCTCTGCCTACGTCGGTCAAGCCGCCTTCCTTCGTAAACACACCGATCTCGTCTCTGACACATTCTTTAGCTCCATTCCAG GTCCTCTCTACTGGCCGATGTTTGTGGTGGCTGTGCTCGCCTCCATTGTCGCCAGCCAAGCCATGATCTCTGGCACCTTCTCCATCATCCAACAGTCCCTCTCCTATGGCTGTTTCCCTAGAGTTAAAGTTGTTCATACTTCTTCCAAGTATGAGGGCCAAGTTTACATCCCTGAGGTTAACTATCTACTAATGTTGGCATGTCTTGGAGTCACTCTAGGATTTAAAGATACGACGCGAATTGGGAATGCTTATG GCATTGCAGTGGTGTTTGTAATGGCACTCACATCAAGTTTCCTAGTGCTCATCATGATCATGATATGGAAATCTCACATACTTATTATAATCTCCTATGTTCTCACCATTGGCTTATTAGAACTTTTATACCTAAGTTCAGTCCTTTACAAGTTTGATCAAGGTGGCTATCTTCCTTTAGCTTTTGCCGGATTtttaatgacaataatgtacaTATGGAATGATGTTCATAGAAGAAAATACTATTATGAACTTGAACATAAGATTTCTCCTCAAAAGCTCAAGAACATTGCTTCTCTCACGACTCTCAATCGAGTCCCTGGCCTTGCCTTATTCTACTCAGAGCTTGTCCAAGGCATTCCTCCAATCTTCAAGCATTATCTAGCCAACATTCCCACTCTCCAAAGGGTTCTTGTTTTCGTTTCGTTCAAGTCTCTCCCAATAAGTAAAGTCCCAATGGAAGAGAGGTTCCTATTTCGTCGAGTCGAGCCGGATGACCTTAACGTGTTCCGATGTGTGGTAAGATATGGATACAGAGATATCATCCACGAGCAAGAGTCGTTCGAGAGAGTGTTGGTGGAGAGGTTGAAAATGTTTATAGAGGAGGAGTTGTGGAAGCTGCAAAACGAAGACGATAATAGAGCGGAGGAGAGAAGGAGGAGAATAGGAGAGGAGATAGAGGTGGTGGATAGAGCTTGGAAAGATGGAATTGTTCACTTGATTGGACAAAATGAGGTTGTGGCAAGTAAAGGGTCAGGATTAGCAAAAAGggttttgattaattatgctTATAATGCATTGAGGAGAAATTTGAGACAAAGTGAAGAGGTCTTTTACATCCCTAGAAAACGTATGCTCAAAGTGGGAATGACTTATGAGCTGTAG